The DNA sequence CAGCTGGAGGCGTCGTAATGGACCAACCAAGGAGACTTCGGCAAGTATGACAAATCATTTCACTCCAATCAGTATAAGGTTTTTCATCTGAGTGCCAGATAGGCGATGTTGCCTACGCCGAGCACAAGTGCAACGATCCAGGCGCTTCCGAGCACGGACTGCCATTTAAGACGGGAATAGTTGTTATCGATCCAGATCTCCAGGAAATAAACGACGATCGCCAGGATCAAGGCAATGACCGGGCTCGACGCGAAGAACAGACAGACAATACCCAGCAGGAAGACATTTTCATACCAGTGGGCAATCTCGATCAGCGCTAGATCCGTCCCGGAAAATTCCGTGATAATCCCGCGGACAATCTCCTGGTGCGCATGATGAGACATCGATATATCAAAAGGTGATTTACGGAATTTAATGGTTAGGATAAACAGGAATCCAAGAAAAATACCTGGCAGACTGTAAAGCAGCGGTTGGTCATACATTGCGATGTCCCAGACATTAAAACTTTTCGTCACCATGTACATTCCTACAGTCGTTAAAATGACCATCGGCTCATAGGCCATGATCTGCAGCATTTCTCTTTCTGCACCGATATAGGCGTACGGCGAAAAAGTAGAGTAGGCCGCAATGATTAGGAAGATACTGGCCAGCGTCAAAGCGAAAATCGCCAGCAGCAAGTCTCCGCCGCCAAAGAATATCGCTCCCGAGATAATTACAAAAACGATGAAACAGATGATGTACAGTCTCTGCTGCGGATTTACCGCAATACTGCTTTTGTTCATCAATTTAAAAATATCATAGAAAGGCTGCAGAATCGGCGGACCGTATCTGCTCTGCATCCTGGCAGATATTCTGCGGTCCACCCCGGTAATCAAACCACCGATGAACGGGGCCAGAATGATATAGAGAATGACCATTAACCATGCATAATTTCCACTCATATGATCCCCACCCCAAACATTATGATGATTAGAACAATACTGATCACAACACCAAGTTTAAACAGTTTGCTCTCACCGAAAATATTTTCCAGATAGAAACTCCTCATCGTTATTTCTCTTGTAAGACCCAGAGAACCATAAAACTTCTCTTTTTCGGGAGTATTGAGTCCCGCCAGGTATTGAGGCTTATACTGAACATTCTTGTGAGTGAGCGACAGACCCACAGGCAGAACGACCATCAGGCCGACCATAATCAGCAGAATGATGACATTTCCCTGATCCAGTAGGTATGTCTGATTATAGATGGACGCAATAAACGGCTCCAAAGAATATTTCGAGATGAGCGGGAACAGCAGACAAACTCCAACTGTCAAAACAGCAAGCGTAGTCAGCGTGAAGCGTTCTGTCCGTGGGACCTTTGACTGGAATTCCAGCGGTCTTTCTTTCACCATCAAAAGCTTACCAAGCCACTTTGTCCAGAAGAATAAAGTTGCGGCACTTCCAAAGGCCACAAATACCGTGAGTACCGGATTTGCTGTAACCAGCCCTTCGAGCGCTGCCCACTTACTGATCAGCATACCGAATGGAGCAAGAAACATTCCAGCAATCCCGATGACCATACCAATCGCAATCTTCGGCATTTTGGTAATCAGTCCGTCCATGGACTCGATGATACGATCACCGATGTTATGCTCGACTGTACCAACAGACAGGAAGAGCAAAGACTTGGCAATCGCATGGAAGATCATAAGCATGATCGCAGCCCACATCAATTGATAGGTTCCAATGCCCGCGCAAACAATAATCAGGCCAAGATTGGAAATCGTCGAATACGCGAGTACACGTTTGGCATCCGACTGGGAGATGGCCATAAATGCTGTCAGGACAAATGTCACCGCCCCAACCATCGCGACAAACAGTCCGACCATTGAACCACCGTCAACAAAAGCAAAAACCGGTGAAAGTCTGATGATTAAGTACACGCCGGCTTTAATCATGGTACTGGAATGGAGCAGTGCGGAAACAGGGGTCGGCGCAACCATCGCACCGAGCAGCCAGGAAGAAAACGGCATCTGGGCAGATTTCGTCATCCCGGCAAACGCAAGTAACGCTGTCGGCAGAAGCACTACGGTAGACGCAAGCTCCGGCAGCATGTTCAGCTCAATCGTATGCGCATTGATAAATAAGTAAACAATGGCGATGGAAAAACCAAGTCCGCCAAGCAGGTTCATGTTTAAAGCCCTGAACGCATTCTTAACCGCAATTTCTTCACGGCTGTAGCCGATCAGGAAGAATGAACTGAATGTGGTGATTTCCCAAAAGAAATAGAGCCACATCAGATTGTTGGCAAAAACAACCCCATACATCGCTCCTAAAAAGACGAAGACAACAAAAAAGAAAAATGGGGTCCTGTCTTTTACTTCCTTGTGATGATGATACTCCTTCATATAGCCGATAGCAAATACGGCTATCAAACTACTGATGATTCCAATGATCAGTGTCATGATCAAAGAGAGGTTATCAACAAATAAATTATACGATGTCTGGATCTCTTCCCCATAAGAACCTTCAAACCATATCATAATTGCAGCACTGGTTAGCATCAAAAGCCCAGCCAGATACTGTTTGTATTTCAGCGAAATCCCAATGACAATGACTGCAAGAATGATCTCAATAGCAAATATTCCAAGATCAATATATTGATTATCCAGATTAAAAAATACTGTCCCTGTGTTAAAATACTGAACAACCAGATATACTGATGCTACAGTCAGAATGATTGTTGACAGCACCACAATGACTTTCCGGACAGCCGGCTGCGGCAAGATAAGCAAAAGCAGTGCAACAACAATTGGAAACAAAATAAGAAATAGCACTGTGTTCATAGTGTCCTCTTTCCCCTCAATTATTAAATCATTTATTAACCTCAATCATGAACTTGATAGCAAAATAAGGTGCCCAGTTCTTATTCTGCTTTCTGCAAATTATTATGTCCCCCTTTCCAAATAATATAAAATATGGTTTCATACTCATTTCAAACCAAGTTTAGTATTTAGTATAAGGACTTGCTTCGATAATTTCAACAATATTGCAACAATTTTCTAAACTTTTTTGAGAATATATTAAATTATTCTGAATTTTCTGCCTCTTTGTGCTCCGATATATCCCTTGGAATCTCTCTGCTATCTTCTGGATCCTTCCGTATGCTTTACTATGCTATTTCATGCTCTTCTCTTCAGTTACCTGAAATACAGGGCGAACCAAACCAACAGTACAGCCTCATACTACACCGTTATTTGGTTCAAAAATATCTATTATAACTTTCTCAGAGCAGTATCAACTATAACTTCCTCAGAGCAGTATCAATTTGGCTTACAGCTTTTTCAAGATTCTCCAGGGAATTTGCATAGGAAATCCTCAGATATCCTTCGCCGTATTCCCCGAACGAACTGCCCCAGAGGGTCGCAACACCTGCTTCGTTTAACAGGTACTCGGCCATCTCCTTGCTAGTTTTTCCAAAAGCTTTGATATTCGGAAACACGTAAAAGGCACCGCGTGGTTTCAGACAGGTAACCCCACTGATGGCATTCAGTCCGTCAACGATCCGATCCCTTCTGATTCTGAACTGCTCTGCTCTTCTCAAAACTTCATCCTGCGGTCCTGTCAGGGCCTCAATACAAGCCATCTGTGTAAAACCTGCCAGACAGGAAGTACTGTTCACAACGAGCTTGCCAATTTGCTGAGCGGCTTCCTTCGGCATGATGCCGTACCCGGCGCGCCAGCCGGTCATCGCATAGGTCTTCGAGAATCCGTTCAGTATGATTGTTTTTTCTCTCATATGCGGCAGCGAAGAGATCGAAAATGACGGCTCTTCATAGACGACATTTTCATAAATCTCATCCGATAGAATCACAATATTACGATCGGCCAGAAAATCAGCGATTTCCTGATAGTCTTCTTTCGTCAGCATCCCACCGGTTGGGTTTTGCGGCGAGTTGATAATCACCATTTTGGTTTTGTCTGTCACGAGGGATTTGAATTCTTGGATATCCATTCTGAACTCATTCTCTTCACGCAGCGGGATCGGTACCGGTACCCCGCCAACGAACTTAATGACGGATTCATAAATTGGGAAACCCGGATTCGGATAAATGACCTCATCTCCGGGGTTAACCGTAGCCAAAATGGCGTAAAACATGATCGGCTTTCCGCCCGCCGTCATGACCACTTCCTGAGGGTCGATTTCATAGCCTCTTTTTTTGCCCGCATAATCCGCAACCGCCTGTCTTGCCTCCAGCAGGCCTGAAGAAGGTGTGTATTTTGTCATGCCGGCCCGCAGGCATTCCATCCCTTTTTCTATGATATTGGGCAACGTCGGAAAATCCGGTTCACCAATCTCAAGGTGAACAATTTCCCTTCCCTGCGCTTCCAAAACATTGGCCTTCGCCAGCATTTCAAAAGCCGTCTCACTGCCCAGTCTGTTCATCCGGTCTGCAAATATCATACGCATAATACTATATCTCCATCCTCAAGTTGATCATTTCATTATATTTTACCTGAAAAAGCGGGATGAAATCAACCTAAAAAAATATGCTCATCATACAAATACTATTCCGCTTCCCGCAGCCGCTCCACGATACTTTGCTTGTCCGTCATGGCATACGATACCAAAGGAATCATCATACCAAGCATAAACAGGAAAGGAAGTACGATCAAAAGCGGCCACAGGATAAAATGATAACTAAAGAACCACAGCAGACCACAAAAAGATTTGACAATCAAAAGTGAAAATAATGTGCTAAATACGAGCGACAGTGTGCAAGTACCAAGCGTATAATAGAATCCTTCAAACATTAATATACGGCGCAGCTGCCTTCGTGTCATGCCTATGCTTTGCAGCATGGCAAATTCTTTGCGTCGGGTCAAAATGCTGGTGAGAATGGCATTGACAAAATTGAGGATGCCAATCAGCCCGATGATAAAGCTGAGTGCGCCGCCAATCATCACAACGGTGCTCTGCATACCGGAAAACTCCTTGAGAGAGGTAAACTTAGAAACGTAATTCATGACTGGTTCCACTGAATCGGTGTAGCTTTGCAAAAAACGCTCCATTGCCGTCTCTTGATCTTCGGAAACATTGAAGGCATAGCTCATTACAGCGGGCTGTACTACCATTGTTTTATAGACATCCGCTGGGAGATAGAAGTTATAGTCCCATCCGGTACGGTCGGAATTGGAATAATGTTTGATGGCCACATGACCCAGCATGATAAACTCCTGCGTCGTGTACTCCCTACCAGCAAATGTTTCCGACGTTCCTTTATAGTTGTGAAGTGTTACCGTATCACCAACCTCATAATGCTTGTTCTCCATTTCCGGTACACTGTTATCGTCCAGCGGGACTCCCTCCAGAATGTACTTACCAGTAGCCAGCTTTGCATCATCAAGCTCACCGTCTATAAGCTCCAGTCGCTGAAGAGGCATACCCTCAAGACCATAGACCGCAGCCATGAAACCGCCGTAGGGATTCCTGTTATATTCCTGGGTGGTGTTCTTTTCGTCCTCTGCCGCAAATCCTTCCGCTCTGCCGCCATACAGTCGCCCACCCGCCTCAAAGCCGGGCTGTGTTTCCACCGCCTGAATAAAGCTCTCGCTGGTCTGGTTTTCGGGACCGGAGTAGTCATTTTGAAAGTAATCGGCATGGGCAATCAGAAAATCGGTATCCACGAATTTAGAAAGGAACTTGTTCATATCAATGCTCTGAGATAGCGTAAACACCGTGTTCAGCAAGACAAGGCTCAGGGACAAGCTAATGACTACTAAAACGGTACGTCTTTTGTTCCGCCCTAAATTAGCCAGGGCCATACAGGGCATTTTCCCGCCATCAGTGGATTTTTTCGGTTTGCAGTTCTGCTTTGTATTTCCATCCGTATACCGCACTGCCTCCACCGGTGAAACAGCGGCGGCTATCCTGCCCGGTTTGAAGGTACTGATGAGTACGGTGACCAAAGCAAACAGCGCCGAACCAATAAAAATCCATGGGCTTGGCGATACAGACACCGCACTTCCGGCATAGGTGGAATTGTTTATGAGGAGAGGAACAAGGGATTTGCCAATAAAGAAACCTGCAATCAATCCGATTGGAATTCCTATGGTGGAAAGGATCAGTGCCTGTCTGCGGATAATCCGGCGTATCTGTCTCCCGGTTGTACCAATGGTTTTCAGGAGGCCATAAAAACGGATATCCCGAATGACGGAAATCTGAAAAATGTTGTAGATAATGAGATAGCCGGTGAACACGATCAATAGCAAGCCGGAAAGCAGTACAATCAGCGTACCTGCGTCCATACCAAAATTCGTGGAGAGATAGGCCCAACTCACATTATGCTCTAAGTAATTCGGTGCTTTTTCATCCAGAGAATAGCCGCTGTCGGTAATGACCTTTGCCAGTTTTCCCTCCAAATCGATGCTGTTTTTGAACATAATAGACGCGTTGATAACCCCGGTGAGAGAATTGTCCGCCTTATAGCTGTTTTGCAGTTCGGCCAGATGGGCATCTACATAGGCACGGGAGGCCAAGATCTGGCCCACGTTAAAGACGGGATCGCTCTCCCACCAGCCTGCAAGGACAAAATCCCGCTGTACTTCTTCGCCCCGGATGTCAAGTGTGAGCGTAAGCGACGCGCCAACCTCAAAGGGAACGCCCATCAGCTGCAAGGTCTTGGTATCTGCAATGACTTCGTTTTCAGCTACAGGTTTGTGTCCGCTTGTTGGTTCGCAAAATCCAAGCTTCATCCCGCTATCATCATCATACCAAAACTCGGCGCGCCGTTTGAGAAATTCCTTGTTTTCCACCCCGTCGCATAGCATTCGGTTATAGGAAATTTCTTTAATAAGTACATGATCTTTGATGTTGTTGAATTCCTCGTCAGTGATATATTTAAGCACAGCATGGCCGTCGCCGCCCGCCTGCCTCATCGTGGCCTGCTGAAGACCCTCCACTGTACCGATCCCCATGGTGAAAAGCGTGGTGAAAAGCACCGCTGTCAAGGCAATGGCGATGATCGCAATCAAGTTGCGGACTTTATTGGCCCGATAGCTCTTGTCAGCCAGATTGCGAATCGCTTTTTTGTTTTTTACTTTGATCATTTGCTTCCACCACCCACGATTTTTCCATCTTCAATTCGGATGATGCGGTCTGCCAACTGGGCAATTTCCTCGTTGTGGGTAATCATAACAATGGTCTGACTGAACCTTTCGCTTGTAACCTTGAGCAGTCCCAGGACATCTTGGCTGGTTTTACTGTCGAGGTTTCCTGTCGGCTCATCCGCGAGAACGATAGCAGGCTTAGCGGCTAAAGCTCTGGCAATCGCCACCCGCTGCTGCTGACCGCCGGAAAGATTGTTGGGCAGATTGTTCAGTTTGCTTTCAAGCCCCAATGTGCCGATAATTCTGTCCACATAGCGTTTATCCGGCTCGTTCCCGTCGAGCTGAATAGGCAGGACAGTATTCTCGTACACATTCAATACAGGAACAAGATTATAATTTTGAAAGACAAAGCCAATTTTTCTTCGGCGGAAAATCGTCAGTTCTTCGTCTTTCAGTGCAAATATCTCCTTTCCATCGACAGTGACCGTGCCGCTTGTGGGACGGTCAAGCCCACCCAGCATATGTAGAAGCGTAGACTTGCCGCTGCCGGATGTGCCTACGATGGCTACAAACTCCCCACTCTCCACGGTGAGGTCGATGCCGTCTAACGCTTTAACCGTTGTATCCTCGCTGCCGTAATATTTTTTTAATTTTGTTGTTTCAAGTATCGTCATTTTGTTTTCCTCCCCAAAGAAAATAGTCAGTATCGCAGTTGCCTGCAATATTGACTATATCACAACAATCTTTCCACAATCTTTCTAGAATCTAACAGTCTTGAAAGATTTACTTTTCTATTGGCAAAAATACTGAAAAGGTAGAACCACTGCCCGGCTGTGATGACACCTTGATATAACCCCCCTCGGCTGAGATGATCTCTCTGGTCAAAAACAGCCCAAGACCAACACCTTCTTGATTCCCAGCGGTTCCCGAGCGATAGAACCGGGTGAATATTTTGCTTTGTTCATCCTCGGGAATACCCATCCCATTATCGGTTATATCAATACGGCAGAACAACTCATAGGGTATGGCTTTTATGGTAATACACCCGCCGCTTGTGGTATATTTTACGGCGTTATCCATGATATTATATACGGCTTCTGTCGTCCATTTCAGATCAAAATAGGCACGACTCTCCATATCTTCCATGGCAACAGAAATGCCCTTGGCCTCCGCCTTTGGCCTGATCTGTATCCAAACTTCATCCAGCAACCTTTGGAGGGCTTCCTGTTTCGGTGAAACAGTAATAATACCCGTTTCCAGCCGTGATATTTTCACCAAAGCATTGATGAGAAAATTCAGCTTTTCCGCCTGTGTAGACAAGGCTTGCACACAAACTTTACAGTCTTCCGGCAATTCGTGTTCACTGAGCAGCTGTGAATAAAGCAGGATATTGGCAAGGGGTGTTTTGGTCTGATGGGAAATATCAGAAATCAGCTCTTTTATTTTATCCTTTTCCGCAAGCAAATTCTTGGAGGATACCGCACATTTGGAAAGATACCGTGCAAGCTTAGATTCCACCGCGGATAAAGCAGATTCATCAAAAACACCTTGGGCAAAGCTACCGTTTATGGCTGTGTCCAACACATCTTCAATTTTTTCAAACGTTTTCTTTGTTCTTTGACGGTTAACGACAATCACCATCACGGCCGCGCATACCGCAGCAATGGCAATCCCGATACAGGTGTAATCAAGTGTATTCATCTCACTGCACCGCCCAGGTGTAGCCAATGCCATAGACCGTTTTGATATATTGCGGTGCAGACGGAAGCTCTTCCAATTTATCACGCAGTCTTTTTATCGTAACCGACAAGGCATTCTCGTCAACATACTCGGCCCCATCTGTCCAAATCCTGTCCACCAAATCTGTACGGGAAATAGTTTTTCCCCTGTTTTCTATTAAGACCCGGAGCAGTTTCTGCTCGGTTTTGCTGAGTTCAATAGGTTTGCCGCCTCTCCTGAACTCCATCCTTGCAAAGGAAAAGGAAAACCCGTCAATCTTTACGGTATCGCGAACCTGATGCCTGCCCTTCCGCAGTTGGACGCCCACTCTGGCCCGCAGTACCATCAGACTGAAAGGTTTTGTGATATAGTCATCCGCCCCAAGCTCAAACCCGGTTACAATATCAGTTTCCAAATCATTGGCAGTCAGGACAATTACAGGCAAAGCCAATCTCTTACGGATCTCAGCTAGAAGGTCAAGACCGTTTCCATCCGGTAAATTGACATCGAGTATCACCAAATGAAAGAAGTTGGTTTTTAGCTGTTTCTTGGCCGCGGCAATGTCATACGCCTGCACAAAGGTGCAATGATCTTCTTTAAGGGCCAGAACAATACCATTGCTCAGGGCCGTATCATCCTCGACAATTAAAATGTGATTCATCATGCACCTCCTGTCTGTCGACTTGCATCTTCGAAGGGTTAATTGGTTCTACCTTTTGATCAATACTTTCAAATGATTTAATAGGAATAATACACGCCCCTTGGCCTTATGGTCTAAAATTAGTTGATTAGTCTTGTATGAAATCTGCAACACATAGCATATGTCATGAAGTAACCCGGGTGAAAGATAGAACAGTGCCCCTTCTCCTTAAATCTATTATTTATGACAAATATCATGCCTTAATTTCAAACTAATTACCAGATTGACGGAATCAAACGGTAACGTGTCTTTAAACAATAATCGTTGTACCCCGGTAAGCTTTTTAGTAGTACTTCCTCTTCGCTTTTTATCCTTAGTATTAATGATGGTATTATCATGAGTGAAGGTATTATTGCCCAGTAAGAGCCTAAAGCTAGAGGAGAAAAAAGCGACATTAATAACATTCCTAAGTACATCGGATGGCGAACAATGGCGTAGGGGCCTGTTGTTATAACCTGCTGTTCTTGCTCGACCTGGATGACAGTTGAAGCAAAACTGTTTTCTTTAAAGACAAGGATAATAAATATATAACCTAAGAAAACAATAACATTCGATGTGATAATAATCCATAAAGGCACAGACGACCAATGAAAACGAAAATCAAAACCGGGAATTATGAATCCGAGAAAATACAAGTTTAGGATGGCGGGGGGGGTTCGAGTTATTTCTTTTTCGTTAAACTTCATTCTTCTTGCTAGTAATTCAGGACTTTTCTTCAAGAAAAAAGCTGTTGTAAAAATCATCAGTACAGATAAACCCAACCACCATATCCATGCCTGCCAAAACCTAAAAGAACCGGCTGGAAGAAATATGATGACGCCCATCACAATCATCATTATTATCGGAAAAAGATAGGCTTTTCGCTTTGACAGTTTATTACTTCCTTCCACTGAAATCGCCTCCAATCTTAGCAATAATGACTAATGACTTTTTATGACCATGAAACAAAACTTTTCAGAAGTAATGTTGTAATAAAAAATTATGAGTTAAGATATTTTTGGAAGAGTTGCTTATGTTTCATCCGAGCCGGTGAAATAACGTTGGCTACCATATCATTGTATAAGCTTTCAAGGGGTTTCTTTATACCTGACTGGTTGCATAACATCTTTCTTAACTGAGGTATACTTTTAATAAATTCTACAGATTCCCGAGCTAGAATTTCAATCTCCGGATCATCTTCGGATAGTTGGGAAAGGTTGGACAGACGCACTCCATAATCCAAAGAAATTTGATATTGCTCAGGGTGATCTTGGAAATATCCGGCCAATGCTCGAAAAGTTTCCTGGTAGTCCTCTCCCCACTGGAAATCATCCAAAATGCCAAACAATTTTCGTTGTTGATCGAAGAGTTCCGGGCAGGTTCGCGCATAGTTTTCAATTTGCTCCGGTTTTAATATCTCAGTGATCATTTGAAAAGAAGGGGAATCATAAATATCCTCATCTAGTCGTACTTTGTCTTCACTCAGCAATAATTCGATTTTTACTATTCGTTCCTCAAGGCTTTTCTTCTCGTTTAGTAGATCTTTTTGTAAGGATTGTAAGACTTCCCGCAATGTCTTGTTGTAGTGTATATCACCTAATACTTCTTTAATACGTTTCAGATCCAGCCCGAGGGATTTCAAGTGATTGATTAATTGCATACGAGTTAGCTCTTCCGGCCCGTATAAGCGGTATCCTCCCTGTGAGCGCTCGGGTTCTTGCAGTAAACCGATCTTATGGTAATAGATAATTGTTTTCAATGTACTTCCAGTTAATTTAACGAAATCGCCAATTTTTATTCGATTCTTCACCGTTATCCCACCTTCACAGTCATTATAAACCCCACCCTAAGGGTCGAGTCAATTATTTTGGGGGAGCATTGGAATTAATTATTACTAATTTTCCTTTTATTGTACAAACAAAGGTTTTGGGAAGCAGGCACTATAAGATGAACCTCCAAATATAATAAGGACGCTCTTTGATAATAATAGATTCCTGCAACTTAGAATTATCACTTCTATAGCGTTATTGAGCTACTCTTTGACAGCTCTAAAACTCATATAATCTTGTTGACCGATCTTCCTTTTATCAAATATACCTCCATGATAGACAATGACATATGCCTGTTGTTCATCCTTTACTGATGTATCTGAAGTCCAGTAATAGATTACCTTGGAATGTACATCCCATAAAGGTGTTTCTTTATCTGGCGTTCTATCATAGACGGCCTTCTCTTCTTCCGGATACCAGACTCCACCTGCATTTTCGTCGTGGAGCATCATAGAACGAACTGCTTCATCCACTGTTGGCAAGCGCCAAATATTTTGCTCTTCCTTCATAAGGGTTGTGCCATCCTCTGATAAATACTTGCATATATCTTGCGCCTCTTTCCAGGAAGTCCCTTTATCCGGCCATCCAGGCCCTCTTGGTGCCCAAGCCAGAGTTACACCATTCCCTTCTACTATTCTCATCCCAAAATTATTATCATTAATTCTTTGGGACACTTTAATAGCTTGAGGGATTGAAATAACTAAAGTAATAACTAATGGAACAATTATGATTAACCTGTATGCCCATTTCTTAGGCTCAGGCTCCCCAAAATAATAAAGTAGCCCAAGAACAGCAAAAGGTATAATAATCAATAATCCTAGCACATTAAAACTAGCACCGGAAAAAAAACAAATACAAAAGCCACCAAAAATTAGATGTAGTAGAAAACCTATTCTTTTCCATCTTAATATAACTAATGCTAATAATACAAAGATAATAGCGAATAACATATATTGGAACAAAAACATAAAGAGGTTTTCCCAGATGGAAGTTGAGTACCAGCCTTCATGGAAATTTTCAAAAGCACCCCAATAAGCCCATACACTTGACAATATAACGGTTATGAACACACCTATCCATCCGATAATTACCTTCTTATTTTTTTCCATCCTCAATCAATCTCCTCATTTAAATCACCGCTATAATCTATGTGGATACTCAAACAAAATGTCTCAATGTTATTTCATTCAGAGTCATGGTAGAGATGCCGGTTGCCCGGCACCCCCCGCACAGATTCCGGCGTGCAGAACTACCGCACCGGGCTCCTCAGGAGTATTCGCTTTCGTAATTGACAGATTACCTGTCTTAGCTTACTTAGAGTTTGTTATAAAGCCAATTTGGCATGATTTTTAACAACCACGCTATACTCCGCCAACGCTTACTGATATAAGCATGCTTTTTCTTCACCACAATCTTCTTATATATTTGCAATGCAGCCTTCTCTGGTGAGGCTACCCAAAAGAGTCCCTCACCCTGAGCCATAGCCGTATCAACAAAACCAGGTTGTATGTCTGTAATAATTATCGGTATTCCTAATTTATATGCCTTTTGACGTAACCCTTCTAGATAGTTGGATACAAAAGATTTTGATGCATTATATGCTGGGGCACTTCCATTACCTCTAAGAGAAGCAATTGATGATATACCTACAATATGACCTACGCCCCGCTTAACAAAGTATTTAAAAGCCACATTAACCATCGCTACGAAACCGGTCACATTGACATCGATTGTTTTTTTCTCTTTATCAAAATCAAGATCAGGATTTATAAATCCACAGCCTGCACTGATGATAATTATTTCTACTTCGTTCATTTCCTGAATTAAGTCTTCTAATAATTTCATGGCTTCTGTAGAAGAAACATCAAAGTTTTTAATATATGACTCAGTAATAATTTCTTTCTGGAGCTCATGTAGGAGCTCCATTCTTCTACCAGTAAGCCCGACTATATA is a window from the Dehalobacter sp. DCA genome containing:
- a CDS encoding response regulator transcription factor; protein product: MNHILIVEDDTALSNGIVLALKEDHCTFVQAYDIAAAKKQLKTNFFHLVILDVNLPDGNGLDLLAEIRKRLALPVIVLTANDLETDIVTGFELGADDYITKPFSLMVLRARVGVQLRKGRHQVRDTVKIDGFSFSFARMEFRRGGKPIELSKTEQKLLRVLIENRGKTISRTDLVDRIWTDGAEYVDENALSVTIKRLRDKLEELPSAPQYIKTVYGIGYTWAVQ
- a CDS encoding Lcl domain-containing protein, translating into MEKNKKVIIGWIGVFITVILSSVWAYWGAFENFHEGWYSTSIWENLFMFLFQYMLFAIIFVLLALVILRWKRIGFLLHLIFGGFCICFFSGASFNVLGLLIIIPFAVLGLLYYFGEPEPKKWAYRLIIIVPLVITLVISIPQAIKVSQRINDNNFGMRIVEGNGVTLAWAPRGPGWPDKGTSWKEAQDICKYLSEDGTTLMKEEQNIWRLPTVDEAVRSMMLHDENAGGVWYPEEEKAVYDRTPDKETPLWDVHSKVIYYWTSDTSVKDEQQAYVIVYHGGIFDKRKIGQQDYMSFRAVKE
- a CDS encoding methyltransferase family protein — translated: MEGSNKLSKRKAYLFPIIMMIVMGVIIFLPAGSFRFWQAWIWWLGLSVLMIFTTAFFLKKSPELLARRMKFNEKEITRTPPAILNLYFLGFIIPGFDFRFHWSSVPLWIIITSNVIVFLGYIFIILVFKENSFASTVIQVEQEQQVITTGPYAIVRHPMYLGMLLMSLFSPLALGSYWAIIPSLMIIPSLILRIKSEEEVLLKSLPGYNDYCLKTRYRLIPSIW
- a CDS encoding sensor histidine kinase, giving the protein MNTLDYTCIGIAIAAVCAAVMVIVVNRQRTKKTFEKIEDVLDTAINGSFAQGVFDESALSAVESKLARYLSKCAVSSKNLLAEKDKIKELISDISHQTKTPLANILLYSQLLSEHELPEDCKVCVQALSTQAEKLNFLINALVKISRLETGIITVSPKQEALQRLLDEVWIQIRPKAEAKGISVAMEDMESRAYFDLKWTTEAVYNIMDNAVKYTTSGGCITIKAIPYELFCRIDITDNGMGIPEDEQSKIFTRFYRSGTAGNQEGVGLGLFLTREIISAEGGYIKVSSQPGSGSTFSVFLPIEK
- a CDS encoding MerR family transcriptional regulator; translated protein: MKNRIKIGDFVKLTGSTLKTIIYYHKIGLLQEPERSQGGYRLYGPEELTRMQLINHLKSLGLDLKRIKEVLGDIHYNKTLREVLQSLQKDLLNEKKSLEERIVKIELLLSEDKVRLDEDIYDSPSFQMITEILKPEQIENYARTCPELFDQQRKLFGILDDFQWGEDYQETFRALAGYFQDHPEQYQISLDYGVRLSNLSQLSEDDPEIEILARESVEFIKSIPQLRKMLCNQSGIKKPLESLYNDMVANVISPARMKHKQLFQKYLNS
- a CDS encoding SDR family NAD(P)-dependent oxidoreductase; its protein translation is MKKAIVIGATSGIGRELAKILAENNYIVGLTGRRMELLHELQKEIITESYIKNFDVSSTEAMKLLEDLIQEMNEVEIIIISAGCGFINPDLDFDKEKKTIDVNVTGFVAMVNVAFKYFVKRGVGHIVGISSIASLRGNGSAPAYNASKSFVSNYLEGLRQKAYKLGIPIIITDIQPGFVDTAMAQGEGLFWVASPEKAALQIYKKIVVKKKHAYISKRWRSIAWLLKIMPNWLYNKL